The segment AGTCGTAGTTGGCTCTTTAACAATGGCATAATCATTTTCCCCCTCTATTTCCCCTTGTGTTACAGGAGGGATGCCCGGAGTTGTAAAAGTGGAGTCGAGAGAGTCCACTCATGACTGAACACAGGCTTCGTAGTGAAGGACCGTGTTCGGGATGTGTGTGTTCAGCATTTATGGAACTCGAGGGAGGACCTCTAATCGGTTGAAATATTGGATTTACCCCCCCGGAACCGAATATGTTCTTCTGCAAGGCCTTGCCAACACTATCAAGTATTCCAAATCTCTGGCATTGTGAGTCATTAGTTTATAGTAATTCTTCTCAAGGTTATTGAATCCATTCCTTCAAGACTTGGTTATGTAGGCTACTTGGTATTAATTATGAGTAGGTATTGATTTAAAGCTTCTTACCCATTTCTCTTCTGTCAATAATTAGCTAACAATAGCCTATGTAGATTAGCCTGTATAGAATTGCTTCTGCTGTTACCTTTTTTTCCTGTTGGTAAAGTAGCAACTGGTTCAATATATTCCTTTGCTATTTTGCTTCAAGGTCGACGATTAGTCGTAAAGATCTCGGTTTTAGAACTGCTATTAGGTGAATATAATGGTCTTTCTGCTGTtcctttgaagtttttttatCTGCTTTCCGATCCCGTTGGGGTCGATTATGAAtctattctttcttttgtagATGCTAGTTAATGTTCTTTTCTTGTTGGAGGAAAAGTGAGCATTGATATCAAGTTGGCAGGTCATTGATATCAAGTTCAATCTTTCTGCCCTTTCAAGTAGATATCAAAAAGGGAACACTTCCTTCAGAAATTGGATCAAAAGTTACAATGAAATGTTGAACTTAAGGCATGCATCTTATAGCTGCTGTCTAGCTGAATTACTTAACAAATACAATTTTGTTCATTGACCAATTGAAAAGAATGatcaaatcaatttaatgTGCTGGGTTACCTTCGTATGGATTGCTGAATGCTGCTACATTACCAGGCCTTGAATATACAATCTGCCATCCAATTCAATTATCATTTTCTGCTCAATGCTCTAATTACAGTTACAGATGTATATAATCATAGAACTTGGAGTAATTTTATGATGATATTTGAACTATGTACCTGGTAATTGCCAAGGGTGCGAGATTTAAAACCAGCAGCGCAGTAGTCAAAATAGTATTCCCAAGTCCGTATGAACCTCTCATCAAAACCAAGTTGAAGAATTTTgctgaagaaaaagaataagaactTCAACTTGAAGAACATTTGATGGCAATGAATCCcctaaataaaactttttaccTCTTATTCTCAAAGAAATTCTTTCTCCAACACCTCAAAGTTTGATGGTAATGAATCCCAATGTTCTCCAAATGTTCCACACTgcaaaatgaattttatttgcaagaaagaaaaaaatagagagaaatcACAATGAATGTTCTAAGTTAATAAAAGCTGGACTTACCAGAGTCTTGATGCAGTAGCCATGGCTGTTGTTAATCTACTTAGTGATGGTAGGCATCCTCCtggaaatatatattcttttatgaaGTCTGAACTTAGTCGGTATTCATCGTAACGTTCATCGGGTATCGATATGAACTAATAAAGAATCAAAAGTAGTATCAGGACCAAAGATATGTTAGCATTTAACTTGTATATGCCTATAACAATCAAAGCTTCCAACCTGTATAACAAAAAGGCCATTTTCTGCTAATACTGTTTCACATGAACCAAAAAAGTCTTCCATGAATTCATGGCCAACAGCCTCTATCATCTCACTGAAACAGTACAAAAGAGAATCATCACAGTACCAATTCATACATATGGCAAATAAATTCTCTTTCATATTATGAAACTCACCATGATATGATCCTGTCATATTTTTCCGTACTGGGCAATTTTCGATAGTCACAAAGAAGAAACCGAATGCGATCCTAGAATCGAAGTAAAAACTAGATATAAGAAGTAACATACCATACCACAGATAATGTTTTCATTAACAATAGTTGGGAAGAAGAACAATTTTCAATAAGTTTGGAACTATACCTGAAGGTTGGCATTTTTAACTCTCTTCTCAGCATATTTTAGTTGTTCCTCAGATAAAGTAATACCAGTATAACGACATCCAGTTCGCTTGACAACTTCGATCGCTAAGCTACCCCAACCGCACCCGATTTCCAATATGTGATGGTGTTTATTGATTCTTGCCTAAGAATTAAGACataaaaaagtttgaatacttaatgagagaatgaaaaaaaaaattcttaacttCAGTTCGAATTGTAGCTAAAAGAATCACCTTTTCAATGAGAAGAGAGATTTTTCTCATTTGTGcaaccttcaaatcttcatcctctccctattaacaaaaacaagataaaaaacTAAGATTAGTACATATTTGTAACAATGTATCATAAAAAAGTGTATAgaaaatggttttaaaaacAGACCTTAAAGATGGCACATGAGTATGTCATTGTGTCATCCAAGAATAGAGAAAAAAGTTCATTGCTCTGTAGAACAAAAAGGAAGCAGATATCTTTCAGTCattcaagaaaaatgatgCAAAATAACAACGAATCTGAGCTTCTTTTTGAAggctaataaattttaatagcaAAAGGAAAGTGATGATATCAAATGACGGGTCAAGAAACTCAACCTTTCTACCATCCAGAGACAAATGAATTTTCTTATCAAGCTTTcttaaaaaggaagaaaaatagaagaggCAAAAGAGCCCATCGAAAACTATTGAATACCAGGTCATAATGACGGGAGATGTTCCTACGAGCTTGTGTAAGAGTGTTTTGCCTTGAAGCATGCTGAAAAAAATACTTTGCAGATGAAATACAAGCAGTAAATAGCGGCGGTGTCCACCATCCCCTGAAAAATGTAAGTGAATGTTTAGTTCAAAGGAAATGAAACTATGGAGCCAATGGCAGCTCTCCCCATTATATATACCTGTTCTTCTTTAGTTTTGCAATTGAAGAATTTGTATCTCTGCTAGCAATGAGAATCTGCAGAAGAAATCAGCATGACAGAGTCTGTGCAAATTACCGTGAGGATAAACTAtcttgagattcaaatcagaAAAGCTTACcaagaaaaaatttagaagacCTTCATCTTtatcaacaaaagaaaagtctCCATTGATATATGCATCCGCGAGGCCCAAGTCAGCTCGTGTCGCAATCTGCCAAAATGAATTCTTAAGACTTAGGAAccgtaacagcccaagcctaccccTAGCAgattttgtcttctttgggcttttcctttcgggcttcccctcaagatttttaaaacacgtctgctagggagaagtttccacacccttataaagggtatttcgttctcctcccaaccgatgtgggatctcacaatccaccccatttggggcccagcgtcctcactggcactcattcctttctccaatcgatgtgggacctccacCAAATCTACCCCGCTTCGTGCCTCAGtctccttgctgacacatcgctcggtgtctggctctgataccatttgtaacaactcaagcccaccactagcagatattgtcctctttgggcttcccctcaaagttttcaaaacatgtcagtttgggagaggtttccacactcttataaatgatgtttcgttctcttcccgaccggtgtgggatctcacaggaACTAAAGGAGAGTACTTAATGGAGAATGAGCTCCaatcaatcattttctttgctAAACTTCATCAGTACAGTTCAAATATATGTCAAGCAGACGTTAGACTTGCATACCTTCCAATAAAATTGGGGACTGTGAACTTTCAAAGCAACTTTTGGAAGGCATTTTTTATCTGTTCCCTCAAAGGTAAATATTGTGCCCCCTTCTTCCATTAAGCTGCGTTGATACAAAACATATCAATTGAGATTactagaaataaaagaaacactATGAGAAGCATACGATTATAGTTGTACATAAGCTTACGTTAATGATCCTGAAGTTATATATTGCCCAAGAAATCTAGTTACAAACAAGCGTGCCCCTGTATCTGCTAGCGAAGGCACCATGTGTTTTGGGTTGCTTAAAAGAGTGAAACTATTTCCCAACATATTATGTGCTGCCATAACACCAGCCTGCAAATATTTAGACTTCATTTGTAAATCCATTGagatattcaaatttgaaaaggcACATGGACACCCTTAAGGAAATTATTATGTAATGGTCATTACCTTTAACCCATCCTCGTGGAAGCCATAACCTAAAAAGAAGTAGCATAAATAATAAGATTCCTATTGTAACATTAAAGCATGTCATATTTTAGGATGAGGATGCATGTTGCAGCATTTGAAGCTTAGGGGCATTCATTTATATTCCTGCTAAATCCTATCTTTTAGAATGTGGTTTCATCAGGCATGTTTGATTCAGATATGCACATTATAAAAGGTTAAACTAAATGTACTTTAACTAATCTACCCtgataatttataaaattgtatGCATGCGCACAAACTAATAGTGCAATAGAAACCACTGCGTTTGGACAAAAATGTATGTGCTCAAATATATTAGTGAGAAAAAGATTGGTATTGTGATAAAGTAAGTGATGAGAGACTTCTTAGTGAAGAAATGTGTAGATTTAATGATTGAGAGTCCGGAAGTTAGAATGAGAGtgtatgaattatgaagatagatttgtgagatcccacgtcggttggggaggagaacgaatctttataagggtgtggaaacctctccctagcatatgcattttaaaaaccttgaagggaagcccgaaagggaaagcccaaagaggacaatatctgttagcggtaggcttgggccattacaaatggtatcagagcagcgcggaggttgagccctgaagggggtggacacgatccggtgtgccagcaaggatgctggcccccgaagggggggtcccacatcgattggagaagggaatgagtgccagcgaggatgcagGGGTCcgaaagaggtggattgtgagatcccacatcggttgggtaggagaacgaaacattcttcataagagtgtggaagcctctctctagcaaacgcgttttaaaaactttgaggggaagtccggaaCGGTGTTATAAGATTAGTAAGAGAGAAGTTAGAACAAGAAATATGATTGTAAAGAGAAATCAGTGAGAAAATGCGCATGTGGAATGGAACTGGTGATGGGTGAGTCCAAAGATGttggtaaaagaaaatatgttgaaactTCAGGCATGAACACCTACTCCAATGTAGCATAATTTGTATTCTCCGAATGATATaactttttatcttttcatcataaatcaattttaacaaGACAAGATTCTGATACCTTTCTAAACTTAGAATGCAGTAATCTTACCTTGATATGCTCCACAAAACCaaattcttctctttccttgaATAGTATCAAGCTCAGTTGAAGCTTTTGATGCAGCTACAGATGGGATTGGGTGACCAGTTGACCACTTAAGCAAGATATTCTCTGGCTCTTTATCTGGATTAAGAGTCACGAGAAAAGGAGGACCAGTTTCACCAAGATTCTGCAAGTTCACAATTAAAGGGAGGTATCAAAGCTACATAACTTCAAATAGGAAACTCTTTTCCATGATTAACAGCCAATTTGCTTTATCCAAGCATTTTCCATCTACAATATTTTCACCCATTTCCTTTCAGCTAGAAATAATTGGTTCCGGAAAGAATTGATGTAGCAAACAACAGACATTGAATGTTCATACTCATTTCCTGGAGTGTTTGCATGAGAGGGAACTCTCAgaagttaaaataattaagaatgaATCCAATTTTCCcttgaataaaaattgagataatgtaacaacccaagcctactgctagcagatattgtctctttgggattttccttccggactttccctcaaggttttaaaatgtatttactagggagatgttctcacaccttataaagaatgtgtcattcctctctccaattgacgtgggatctcacagaaatGTAGTCTTCAGGAAGTATAACAAATTTACTTTATTGAGTAGATTCTCTACCTTTTATTCGCTGAGAGTTCATAGTTTGTTGCATCCTTTATAAGATCCAGGatttctttaatattatgGTCCTGTTTACAGCTAGGTTCTCTGGTTTACATGGTGTTAAAGATAGATAAAATATCAGAGTGGAAATATCAAAACTAACCTGAAGTACATTGAGCCAATATGTCAAACATACTCTCTTATCTGTATTTCCAAGAAAGTTCCATGCGCTCCATGCTGCTGGGTTTTGGGGCATTAAAGTTTTGTCACGATGGAGATAAATATCACTGCCAATACAGAGAAAATGGTTGTGCATTTTGATGCAACTAGTTCAGGCATCGTTATATTAACTTTAGCAGTtcataatcttaaaataaatatcaatagTCTATCATCCACAACACTTTGGAACAAAATTTGCCCATTATAGTCTCAACAAAGGTTCATCTGACAGGAGGAATATATCAAGTTCCTAACAGCAGAAAGCAAGAAATACCAAGTATTCTTTGTAGCAATTCACAACAAAATGAAGTATTAGGATAATATACCACCCTGATTCTAGCTTATTTTACATTATTCCAAGAAGATAAGGAAATGTAGGATAAGCAAAAGAGATTATGATTCaatcttgattttgattttgagaatTAAGCTCTAACAGCCCTaagcccaaacccacttcCACACCCActtccactgctagcagatattgtcctctttgggttttctctttcaggcttctcctcaagagttttaaaacgcgtctgctagggataggtttccacgtccttataaagaatgtttccttctcctctccaaccgatgtaggatctcacaatccaccgggggcccaacgtcctccctggcattcgttcccctctctaacggatgtgggatctcacaatccacccctcttcgagacccaacgtcctcgctagcactcgttcccctcttcgatcgatgtgggatctcacaatctaacacccttcggggcccagcgtggcactcattcccctctcccaatcaatgtgggatctcacaatctaccccctttggggcccagcgtcgtcgctggcactcgttcctctctccaattcaggtgggatctcacaattcatcccccttcgaggctcagtgtcctcgctggcacactgcccgatgttcagctctaataccatttgtaatagcccaaggtcaccgctaggagatattgtcctctttaggctttctctcaagatttttaaaagcGTCTGCttggaagaggtttccacacccttataaagaatgctccattctcctctccaaccgatgtgggatctcacataaactAACAATAAAGAGGagatgaaataataatataccTGTAGGCATATTGGAAAGCACCAAGTACTCTGACTTCTTCCGAGGTTGCTTGACTTCCTAATATTCTTAAAGTATCAGGAGCATGGGTCGCTATTATGCAAGCATCAAACATTTCCTGTGAATCATCTCCATAGCTTACATTACACCCTGATAAAATGTTCAATATCAAATATCAACAACCAATGGTAGAACATTGATATCAAAACTCATTGtcaatgattttaaaaaaatgaagaactgGACATCTTTTAACCATTTAATTATGCACCTTCATCCATTGTTGATATAGACTTAACTTCACAAGAAGTTCTTATCTGACAGCCTCGACTCTCTAGTACTTCTTGTACctgatttttcaaataaacttACATTAACTAATGAGTGTCAAGGAAAACATTCAATTGGCTGCTAAAGTATAAAGGATCAGCTCACCTTCTTCACATAAGAATGAGAACGGCATTTGACAGTAAGCCATTGTGGACGACCAAACAACTGTAAATAAGAGAGTTTCATGGTGAGGAGCTCCAAAATTGCCATGATATTAAGAACATGATGAACAAAGACCAACCTGAAGTAGGTGATGATTTCGACAAAAGGAAAGGACAGAGAAAGCTGAAAAACTGAGAACTCCCTCGGAAGAACAAGACCAAATCGAACCACACATTGGAACCTAGAGCAATAAGATCAATATTCAATCCCTCTCCATACAATCGACATAAACAAACTCAAGAATTCTACAGTAATCTCACAAGATAAGCCTCTTGAAACAATTCGGAGTAGCCCCTTGACTTGATGAACTCTCCCAACGTCTCATTTCGATCAATATCTGAATTATTCTCCATAACTTCAAGATAACTATAGAAACAAGAACCAATAGGGCCgatcataaatttaaacaaacaaacaaacaaaaaccccAAATCATTGAAGATAATAGCGATAGAACGTACTTGATAACATCGTCCTTAAACTTGAGTATTTCCCGAATCATTTGCCAGAAATATAGATTAAGAATGTTCTTCTTCTGTGCAAATAGACCTGAAACACCATTTCGACTTCCCCATTCATAGCCTCGTCCTTTGTCTAAGCTGACTGAGAAAGACATATCTGAGACTTCCATTTCCAC is part of the Cucurbita pepo subsp. pepo cultivar mu-cu-16 chromosome LG12, ASM280686v2, whole genome shotgun sequence genome and harbors:
- the LOC111806870 gene encoding uncharacterized protein LOC111806870 isoform X3 — encoded protein: MPTAWSAWNFLGNTDKRVCLTYWLNVLQNLGETGPPFLVTLNPDKEPENILLKWSTGHPIPSVAASKASTELDTIQGKRRIWFCGAYQGYGFHEDGLKAGVMAAHNMLGNSFTLLSNPKHMVPSLADTGARLFVTRFLGQYITSGSLTLMEEGGTIFTFEGTDKKCLPKVALKVHSPQFYWKIATRADLGLADAYINGDFSFVDKDEGLLNFFLILIASRDTNSSIAKLKKNRGWWTPPLFTACISSAKYFFQHASRQNTLTQARRNISRHYDLSNELFSLFLDDTMTYSCAIFKGEDEDLKVAQMRKISLLIEKARINKHHHILEIGCGWGSLAIEVVKRTGCRYTGITLSEEQLKYAEKRVKNANLQDRIRFLLCDYRKLPSTEKYDRIISCEMIEAVGHEFMEDFFGSCETVLAENGLFVIQFISIPDERYDEYRLSSDFIKEYIFPGGCLPSLSRLTTAMATASRLCVEHLENIGIHYHQTLRCWRKNFFENKSKILQLGFDERFIRTWEYYFDYCAAGFKSRTLGNYQIVYSRPGNVAAFSNPYEGNPAH
- the LOC111806870 gene encoding uncharacterized protein LOC111806870 isoform X1, giving the protein MKVAVVGAGISGLVSAFVLAKAGVEAVLFEKEDYLGGHSKTVHFDGLDLDLGFMVFNRVTYPNMMEFFENLGVEMEVSDMSFSVSLDKGRGYEWGSRNGVSGLFAQKKNILNLYFWQMIREILKFKDDVINYLEVMENNSDIDRNETLGEFIKSRGYSELFQEAYLVPMCGSIWSCSSEGVLSFSAFSVLSFCRNHHLLQLFGRPQWLTVKCRSHSYVKKVQEVLESRGCQIRTSCEVKSISTMDEGCNVSYGDDSQEMFDACIIATHAPDTLRILGSQATSEEVRVLGAFQYAYSDIYLHRDKTLMPQNPAAWSAWNFLGNTDKRVCLTYWLNVLQNLGETGPPFLVTLNPDKEPENILLKWSTGHPIPSVAASKASTELDTIQGKRRIWFCGAYQGYGFHEDGLKAGVMAAHNMLGNSFTLLSNPKHMVPSLADTGARLFVTRFLGQYITSGSLTLMEEGGTIFTFEGTDKKCLPKVALKVHSPQFYWKIATRADLGLADAYINGDFSFVDKDEGLLNFFLILIASRDTNSSIAKLKKNRGWWTPPLFTACISSAKYFFQHASRQNTLTQARRNISRHYDLSNELFSLFLDDTMTYSCAIFKGEDEDLKVAQMRKISLLIEKARINKHHHILEIGCGWGSLAIEVVKRTGCRYTGITLSEEQLKYAEKRVKNANLQDRIRFLLCDYRKLPSTEKYDRIISCEMIEAVGHEFMEDFFGSCETVLAENGLFVIQFISIPDERYDEYRLSSDFIKEYIFPGGCLPSLSRLTTAMATASRLCVEHLENIGIHYHQTLRCWRKNFFENKSKILQLGFDERFIRTWEYYFDYCAAGFKSRTLGNYQIVYSRPGNVAAFSNPYEGNPAH
- the LOC111806870 gene encoding uncharacterized protein LOC111806870 isoform X2, producing MIREILKFKDDVINYLEVMENNSDIDRNETLGEFIKSRGYSELFQEAYLVPMCGSIWSCSSEGVLSFSAFSVLSFCRNHHLLQLFGRPQWLTVKCRSHSYVKKVQEVLESRGCQIRTSCEVKSISTMDEGCNVSYGDDSQEMFDACIIATHAPDTLRILGSQATSEEVRVLGAFQYAYSDIYLHRDKTLMPQNPAAWSAWNFLGNTDKRVCLTYWLNVLQNLGETGPPFLVTLNPDKEPENILLKWSTGHPIPSVAASKASTELDTIQGKRRIWFCGAYQGYGFHEDGLKAGVMAAHNMLGNSFTLLSNPKHMVPSLADTGARLFVTRFLGQYITSGSLTLMEEGGTIFTFEGTDKKCLPKVALKVHSPQFYWKIATRADLGLADAYINGDFSFVDKDEGLLNFFLILIASRDTNSSIAKLKKNRGWWTPPLFTACISSAKYFFQHASRQNTLTQARRNISRHYDLSNELFSLFLDDTMTYSCAIFKGEDEDLKVAQMRKISLLIEKARINKHHHILEIGCGWGSLAIEVVKRTGCRYTGITLSEEQLKYAEKRVKNANLQDRIRFLLCDYRKLPSTEKYDRIISCEMIEAVGHEFMEDFFGSCETVLAENGLFVIQFISIPDERYDEYRLSSDFIKEYIFPGGCLPSLSRLTTAMATASRLCVEHLENIGIHYHQTLRCWRKNFFENKSKILQLGFDERFIRTWEYYFDYCAAGFKSRTLGNYQIVYSRPGNVAAFSNPYEGNPAH